Proteins found in one Triticum urartu cultivar G1812 chromosome 4, Tu2.1, whole genome shotgun sequence genomic segment:
- the LOC125550629 gene encoding uncharacterized protein LOC125550629 has product MDREEMKIVILGQEQTFRQQVHEMHRVYHVQKQLMREMQLAGLNQVHAETKNKLEVWRDDKATDRQQLYSFSNSCTHASAAEECDLELTLATGSSRSHKGKQVGKSSNSDSGMAVSSTSTESDLAQFKEFDTRVVRLQIESKRFTIADETNRSPWPHQPVILRVAR; this is encoded by the exons ATGGACAGAGAGGAGATGAAGATAGTCATCTTGGGGCAAGAACAAACATTCAGACAACAG GTTCATGAGATGCACCGAGTTTACCATGTTCAGAAACAACTGATGAGGGAGATGCAGTTAGCTGGGCTGAACCAGGTTCACGCTGAGACGAAAAATAAACTTGAGGTCTGGCGCGACGACAAGGCTACCGACCGTCAGCAACTCTACAGCTTCTCAAACAGCTGCACCCATGCCTCTGCTGCAGAAGAATGCGACCTCGAGCTCACTCTGGCAACCGGGAGCAGCAGAAGCCACAAGGGCAAGCAAGTCGGCAAGTCCTCAAACTCAGACTCCGGGATGGCGGTGTCGTCAACATCGACCGAATCCGATCTGGCTCAGTTCAAGGAGTTTGACACAAGGGTGGTGAGGCTTCAGATCGAGAGCAAGAGGTTTACCATTGCCGATGAGACGAATCGGTCTCCTTGGCCGCACCAGCCTGTGATCCTTAGGGTGGCACGGTGA